In Massilia forsythiae, one DNA window encodes the following:
- a CDS encoding two-partner secretion domain-containing protein yields MTTTNSKPGKPGPASARAAPRLRRGALLLALGLGAVQHGAQGAPTLPQVAAGKATFSREGNVFSITNTPGAIINWQSFDIGAGEITRFIQQNGDSAVLNRVLGQDPSKILGALQSNGKVFLINPNGILFGQGARVDVNGLVASTLNLSDADFLAGRKNFQAGAAAGSVRNDGAIVTPNGGKVFLVAPDVTNNGIVSAPGGEVVLAAGHSVQLVDSSDTNLQVVVSAPADQALNLGRIVAAGGRIGIYGALVNQRGVVNADSAVVGENGKVVLKASRAATLDAGSVTSAVGAGQGGDVRILGDAVALAGDARVDASGRQGGGTVLVGGAYQGGSDAAGNAVQRASRTTMDAGASIRADALDSGNGGTVVLWSDGSTAAHGAISARAGGAGAQAGAGGLVETSGDALDVSGLRVDAGAAGGRNGSWLLDPYDIEVVAGGSAGTGDVRSAAAGLGTGITRIAPATLAAAGAAGTDVVLQARHDLTVSDALDAAGSVHAQAGNDIRVNAQVSSSGGDLDFRAGNAFVLGATGALKSSNNIDIRANQVSLGGSIGAASGNAQLPLLSLTSTDTSRAIRVGSAADAGALWLDAARLGALSGGLYGIALGDDAHGGALTIDAALTASTSLFLNNRGAISVLAPVDLGAGADSRLLAVAYGADPIRIGAPVKAATSVQLQADRLAIEDAVSVSKGSVTLQPFNAGTHITVGGNGNAAGFALGQAALNNIRAGELTIGGLEGASGGLEVAGGLALSGATAPARLTLDAGAGELAIRSPLVVNGANTSAGGGATQGTLVLNSTRSIVERDTGLINAGAVAVRAGAGDVVLGGLNAIAVFAGSAGTLQLVNDSAMRIGSVDGLAGVNASKGVLLTDNRGAITLDAGVSAGTEATLAAAGIAGNGMLRAPSLTLRSSAGIGSAAAPLRTATATLSAYNQAVGTAPIAIANQGALVLRGAVQDQPAAGVNGGAIAIDSAGGITVPAYAAGSGGAQAVGDVRSGGGDIGLAAHGPLTIRGRVSSASGNVRLLADNGGLLTVAAGAGVSAPGGKVTVSAGATDIAPGTIVEAAPPVPTPTPDPVPVPTPTPTPTPTPDPVPTPTPTPTPDPVPTPTPEPTPTPTPTPVPTPTPAPTTPEPTTPTTPEPTTPTTPTTPVSTLPSAAFCSTNPGDATCAIFSGNGGGQNAQGVPLAQAVQGSVHLLNVGAAAVAPGAPGRAAGSEDDSRQGGADKRAASAPAQQNGAGNDKAAPKNYCN; encoded by the coding sequence ATGACGACCACGAATTCCAAGCCGGGCAAGCCCGGGCCTGCATCGGCGCGTGCGGCGCCGCGCCTGCGCCGCGGCGCGCTGCTGCTGGCCCTGGGCCTGGGCGCCGTCCAGCATGGCGCCCAGGGGGCGCCCACGCTGCCCCAGGTGGCGGCCGGCAAGGCCACCTTTTCGCGCGAGGGCAACGTGTTCTCGATCACGAACACGCCGGGCGCCATCATCAACTGGCAGAGCTTCGACATCGGCGCCGGCGAGATCACGCGCTTCATCCAGCAAAACGGCGACAGCGCGGTGCTGAACCGCGTGCTGGGCCAGGACCCGAGCAAGATCCTGGGCGCGCTGCAATCGAACGGCAAGGTTTTCCTGATCAACCCGAACGGCATCCTGTTCGGCCAGGGCGCGCGCGTCGACGTGAACGGCCTGGTGGCCTCGACGCTGAACCTCAGCGACGCCGATTTCCTGGCCGGCAGGAAGAACTTCCAGGCCGGCGCCGCGGCAGGCAGCGTGCGCAACGACGGCGCCATCGTCACGCCCAATGGCGGCAAGGTGTTCCTGGTCGCCCCCGACGTGACCAACAACGGCATCGTCAGCGCTCCCGGCGGTGAAGTCGTGCTGGCCGCCGGCCACAGCGTGCAGCTGGTCGATTCCAGCGACACCAACCTGCAGGTGGTGGTGTCGGCCCCGGCCGACCAGGCGCTCAACCTGGGCCGCATCGTGGCCGCGGGCGGACGCATCGGCATCTACGGCGCGCTGGTCAACCAGCGCGGCGTGGTGAATGCCGACAGCGCCGTGGTCGGGGAAAACGGCAAGGTCGTACTGAAGGCCAGCCGCGCCGCCACCCTGGATGCCGGCAGCGTCACCAGCGCGGTCGGCGCCGGGCAGGGGGGCGACGTGCGGATCCTCGGCGACGCGGTCGCGCTGGCCGGCGACGCGCGCGTGGACGCCAGCGGCCGCCAGGGCGGCGGCACGGTGCTGGTCGGCGGCGCCTACCAGGGCGGCAGCGACGCCGCCGGCAATGCGGTGCAGCGCGCCAGCCGCACCACGATGGACGCCGGCGCCAGCATCCGCGCCGACGCCCTCGACAGCGGCAACGGCGGCACCGTGGTGCTGTGGTCGGACGGCTCCACCGCGGCCCACGGCGCCATCTCGGCGCGCGCGGGCGGCGCCGGCGCACAAGCCGGCGCCGGCGGCCTGGTCGAGACCTCGGGCGATGCGCTCGACGTGAGCGGACTGCGGGTCGACGCCGGCGCCGCCGGCGGCAGGAACGGCAGCTGGCTGCTCGATCCCTACGACATCGAAGTGGTGGCCGGCGGCAGCGCCGGCACCGGCGACGTGCGCAGCGCCGCCGCCGGCCTTGGTACCGGCATCACGCGCATCGCGCCGGCCACGCTGGCGGCGGCCGGCGCCGCCGGCACCGACGTCGTGCTGCAGGCGCGCCACGACCTCACCGTCAGCGATGCGCTGGATGCGGCCGGCAGCGTGCACGCCCAGGCCGGCAACGACATCCGCGTCAACGCACAGGTGAGCAGCAGCGGCGGCGACCTCGATTTCCGCGCCGGCAACGCCTTCGTGCTGGGCGCTACGGGCGCGCTCAAGTCGTCCAACAATATCGACATCCGCGCCAACCAGGTCAGCCTGGGCGGCAGCATCGGCGCGGCGAGCGGCAATGCCCAGCTGCCGCTGCTGTCGCTCACCTCGACCGATACCAGCCGGGCGATCCGCGTCGGCAGCGCGGCGGACGCCGGCGCGCTGTGGCTGGACGCGGCCCGCCTGGGCGCGCTGAGCGGCGGCCTGTACGGCATCGCACTGGGCGACGACGCGCACGGCGGCGCGCTGACGATCGACGCTGCTCTGACGGCCTCGACCAGCCTGTTCCTGAACAATCGTGGCGCGATCTCGGTACTGGCGCCGGTCGACCTGGGCGCCGGCGCGGACAGCCGGCTGCTGGCCGTGGCCTACGGCGCCGACCCGATCCGCATCGGTGCGCCGGTCAAGGCGGCAACGTCGGTGCAGCTGCAGGCCGACCGCCTGGCGATCGAGGACGCGGTCAGCGTGAGCAAGGGCAGCGTGACCCTGCAGCCGTTCAATGCCGGCACCCACATCACGGTGGGCGGCAACGGCAACGCCGCCGGCTTCGCGCTCGGCCAGGCGGCGCTGAACAACATCCGCGCCGGCGAACTGACCATCGGCGGCCTGGAAGGCGCCAGTGGTGGGCTGGAAGTGGCCGGCGGGCTAGCGCTGAGCGGCGCCACCGCGCCCGCCAGGCTGACGCTCGATGCCGGCGCCGGCGAACTGGCGATCCGCTCGCCGCTGGTCGTCAACGGCGCCAACACCAGCGCCGGCGGCGGCGCTACCCAAGGGACGCTGGTCCTGAACTCGACCCGCTCCATCGTCGAGCGCGACACCGGCTTGATCAATGCCGGCGCCGTCGCCGTGCGCGCCGGCGCCGGCGACGTGGTGCTGGGCGGGCTGAACGCGATCGCCGTCTTCGCCGGCAGCGCCGGCACGCTGCAGCTGGTGAACGACAGCGCCATGCGCATCGGCAGCGTCGACGGCCTGGCCGGCGTCAACGCGTCGAAGGGCGTGCTGCTGACCGATAACCGCGGCGCCATCACGCTCGATGCAGGCGTCAGCGCCGGCACCGAGGCGACGCTGGCCGCCGCCGGCATTGCCGGCAACGGCATGCTGCGGGCGCCGAGCCTGACGCTGCGTTCCAGCGCCGGCATCGGCAGCGCCGCCGCACCGCTGCGCACCGCCACCGCCACGCTGTCCGCCTACAACCAGGCCGTCGGGACGGCGCCGATCGCCATCGCCAACCAGGGCGCGCTGGTGCTGCGCGGCGCGGTGCAGGACCAGCCCGCCGCCGGCGTCAACGGCGGCGCCATCGCCATCGACAGCGCCGGCGGCATCACGGTGCCGGCGTACGCGGCCGGCAGCGGCGGCGCCCAGGCCGTCGGCGACGTGCGCAGCGGCGGCGGCGACATCGGCCTGGCCGCGCACGGCCCGCTGACCATCCGCGGCCGGGTGAGCAGCGCCAGCGGCAACGTGCGCCTGCTGGCCGACAACGGCGGCCTGCTGACGGTGGCGGCCGGGGCCGGCGTGTCCGCCCCGGGCGGCAAGGTGACCGTGAGCGCCGGCGCCACCGACATCGCACCCGGCACCATCGTCGAGGCCGCGCCGCCGGTGCCGACACCGACACCGGACCCGGTACCGGTGCCGACGCCGACACCGACACCGACACCGACGCCTGATCCGGTGCCGACACCGACACCGACACCCACGCCGGACCCGGTGCCGACGCCAACCCCAGAGCCGACACCAACACCCACGCCGACGCCGGTGCCGACCCCGACACCGGCGCCGACGACGCCGGAACCGACGACGCCGACGACGCCGGAACCGACGACGCCGACGACGCCGACGACGCCCGTGTCGACCCTCCCGAGCGCTGCGTTCTGCAGCACCAATCCGGGCGATGCGACCTGCGCCATCTTCAGCGGCAACGGCGGCGGCCAGAACGCGCAAGGCGTGCCGCTGGCGCAGGCAGTGCAGGGCTCGGTCCACCTGCTCAACGTGGGCGCCGCCGCCGTCGCCCCCGGCGCGCCGGGGCGTGCGGCAGGATCGGAAGACGACAGCCGCCAGGGCGGAGCGGACAAGCGCGCCGCATCGGCGCCGGCGCAACAGAATGGAGCAGGAAATGACAAAGCAGCGCCCAAGAACTATTGCAATTGA
- a CDS encoding FecR family protein produces MTKQRPRTIAIDAAAPARAARFARALLCAGALLAGSAAWAAPVGVVAHLSGPLLDRKPDGSVKVLGPKSEVESGDTLVSEKNTYAQIRFVDNSEITLRPGTTFRIEHFSYDAAKPEGDSAAFGLVKGGLRSITGLLGKRNKEKFMLKTPGATIGIRGTTFIAQWIEAPAGTPSAVPAGAALPAESAPGLHVSVSDGAIMVSNGAGALGFLAGQAGYVPSATVAPVPAPPAAAPAFVPPASFGANQPMGAQGQGAAPQQGAGADCVVR; encoded by the coding sequence ATGACAAAGCAGCGCCCAAGAACTATTGCAATTGATGCGGCGGCGCCCGCCCGCGCGGCGCGGTTCGCCAGGGCGCTGCTGTGCGCCGGCGCGCTGCTGGCGGGAAGCGCAGCCTGGGCCGCGCCGGTGGGCGTGGTCGCGCACCTGAGCGGCCCGCTGCTGGACCGCAAGCCCGACGGCAGCGTCAAGGTGCTGGGTCCGAAGTCCGAGGTCGAGAGCGGCGACACGCTGGTCTCGGAAAAGAACACTTACGCCCAGATCCGTTTCGTGGACAACAGCGAGATCACGCTGCGTCCCGGCACCACCTTCCGCATCGAACATTTTTCCTACGATGCCGCCAAGCCGGAAGGCGACAGCGCGGCCTTCGGCCTGGTCAAGGGCGGCCTGCGCTCGATTACCGGCCTGCTTGGCAAGCGCAACAAGGAAAAGTTCATGCTCAAGACGCCGGGCGCGACCATCGGCATCCGCGGCACCACCTTCATCGCGCAGTGGATCGAGGCGCCCGCAGGGACGCCGTCCGCCGTGCCGGCGGGCGCGGCGCTGCCGGCCGAATCGGCACCGGGGCTGCACGTGTCGGTCAGCGACGGCGCCATCATGGTGAGCAACGGCGCCGGTGCGCTCGGCTTCCTGGCCGGGCAGGCCGGCTATGTGCCGAGCGCCACCGTCGCGCCGGTGCCGGCGCCGCCGGCAGCCGCGCCGGCGTTCGTGCCGCCGGCGTCGTTCGGCGCCAACCAGCCGATGGGTGCACAGGGCCAGGGTGCAGCGCCGCAGCAGGGTGCGGGCGCGGATTGCGTGGTGCGGTAA